One Dysidea avara chromosome 8, odDysAvar1.4, whole genome shotgun sequence genomic window, TAAATTAAAAATATAAAAAATCTTTATACATGCTGTTATTATAATATTACTGTGCTCTCTCATGTGTAGCTGTTGCAGTATGCTCGGACTACATTGTTGTTTTCAgacaagtaactactctaataaaacatacatcaTGTTATGATCACTACACTCACAGAGAGGTCAACAGTAACATTGTGTCCTGGAATAGAGTAATACTACTACATGGTGGGTGTGTCTTTATAATGATGTGATGCTGTCATGTCTCATGTGATCCACAAAGGACCTCCTGGAACAGGAAAGACCTCACTTTGTAAAGCACTAGCTCAAAAGTTGTGCATTAGATTTTCTGATAGGTGAGTGCATGCgcgcgcatgtgtgtgtaaTGAAGTTGTATTTTAGGTATCTTTATGGCGAACTAGTAGAGATTAACAGTCACAGTTTGTTCTCCAAGTGGTTCTCTGAGGTAAGCTCCACTTCCTTATTGTACAGACactagagccacacccactaacaGAGTGGCAAACTGGTGCAAAAAATGTTCAGCAAGATTCACAAGTTGATTGATGATCCTGATTCACTAGTTTGTGTATTGATCGATGAAGTGGGACCATGTTATGTATGATCACAATATACACTCACCCCAAATTATTTAGGTTGAGAGTTTGACTGCTGCCAGAAAGTCAGCAATATCTGGTAGTGAACCATCTGATGCTATCAGAGTAGTGAACGCTGTACTCACTCAAATTGACCAAATTAAGAAGTGAGTGTTTGTATACACACTGGTTGATGTTGATGCTTGAACACAAAGACACTGAGCACTTAGTTAAGATCCAAAAATATGTTATTCCACTAGCAGTTAGGACACATTGGTGTTAGTCAAAAATTCCATTAGTTGTGTAGTTGTTGATGACCTTGAACCCAATTTAAAATTTTATGACTGAAAAATCAAGCCACCTCTCTAATGTAGTTGTTTCCTGAATAGATATTCCACTAGGGCTTTGGCTCTTTTACACAATGTTCAAAAATATTAATCAAGTTGTTTGAAGGAGCAATCTAGTTTTATTACATTTGTGTGCATAATGTCTTACACAGCTAatatgtgtgttttattagagtatttgtttgTGTAATGTATTGGATCACCCTCTTTAGGTGTTCAAATGTTATCATTCTCACCACATCAAACATTACTGAAGCCATTGATCTAGCATTTGTTGATCGGTAAGTATCATCTTAATTAGTGCACACAACAAAGTGatcattatcattattttattaGAGCTGATGTGAAACAGTATATAGGCCTACCATCGATGGCTGCTGTATACAAAATATACCACTCTTGTATCAACGAGTTAGTCAGAGTTAGTGGGGAGCTAcacccattatgcttgcattagcCACGCCTTTTTGCAGGCTGGAATAATATCACCCGCACAACAGATCCTGGAGTTAAGGTTGGTACACTTATACATGCGAGCAGGCAGTCATTTAAGTTTTGTTTGAAGTGTTGACACTTTTAGTGATGCTGAATGTTTTATTGTGTGTTTAGAGCATTGGAGGTGATGAGGTTTATTGAGAATGATGCCACATTGCTGAGCTTAAAACTTCGTGATATTGCAAGGTCAGCAATTGACACATGCACATATAACTATGGTACCCTTTTAACAAACAGAACAAGTTGTTCACACACGTATATACACACTACCACATACACAGCTGAGCATGAAAATGATTATGCAATAATTGTCaatactgtacattataattattatgttgaaACAATATTTGTATCATCCAAGTTTGGTGTATTGAACATGATGGCTTGCCATAGAATATAATAGTGATATTGGTCTATTTTAGTACTGATCTCACCACACAATGCCATTAAACAATGGTGTTGTAGATTAGACGTTTAATAGAAAGTTTAGGtattgtaataaagcagtcaaacactctaatataacagtcagacACTTTATTATAGTTTCAATCACAACCgatataccatatagcctaaatatttcgaggttgagcaatgttgctaaaaataaaatttttgtggatttgcaaacactcccaaaatgtattagactatatggaggtctaagtatttcaaggctaaattttcactgataagcCCCAAAACcgcaaaaattttcccccttataatatttaggctttatggtaCTGTGATACTGtcaatactactactactatacgACTCTACACATTTTACTGATTGTCACTAAACTGAGTCCTGATTGACTAAGCTTCCTAATAGGTGTCTGTTTTGTAATTACAGGACTAGTTTTCAACCACAATTGAGCATGTAAACTATGTTGTACCTAAAATAATTCCCTTGAATTTGTGCAGCTCTGCATGATAAAATACATCTATTTTTTGCTGTAGTAAGAGTGTCGGGTTTAGTGGTCGCAGTTTGAGGAAGATGCCATTTCTGGCCCACACCTTCTACCAACAAGTATGACATCATCATTACCATGGTGACCACCCTATCATTGTCATATATCACCAGGCAGGTGCAATCACCATGGAAACCTTTCTAACACTACTGGACAAAGCTGTCGTTAAACAAAAAATGGAAGAAAAACAGTTAGCCACACAATAACTGGAATtcataaaataataatttaataCATGATACGTATAAATACAATGTAACTGTGTCTTGTATGTCACAATGAAATGAAATGAAAAAATATATACACTATAATACACTATCACTATTCATTGTACTGTACAAATTCATACCCAACCATATCCATTACTGGTTTACAAATTTCCTCTATTGTACGTATCTGGTCGGAACTCATGTGATCTTGCCACCAATCCATGCTCTGTTGGCCGATTCGTTCACCTGTTGATAGTTTGAAATGGTTGCTACGGGTTATCTGTAGAACATAGTGTTGTGCCAAAGGTGGAATGGGCATAGAAACAAACTGGAATAGAGTTTTAATTGTATTTTCTGGTTCCAGAATTAGGTCTTCCAATCGCATGACAAGATATGATTCAAGAGACATGTTAGCATTGTTAATCAGAGAACTGGCAGTGTCTACATACCATAAGTAAGCTAATAATTTGATGTGATCTTCCCTCCGGGATTCCCCTGTGGTAATTGCATTCAACTCTTTCCACACAGCAGCATAAAGGGCAGCATTACGATCACTATCAATGCAGCTAGAATGCTTGTAAGTGTACTTCAAGTCTTCTACAACGTTCTTGTATTCTTCACTTTTTAGCAATGCTGCTACCCAAGCACGAGGATCTCGGATTATGTAAATCACTCTAGCTGAGGAACCGATTGCTTTAGCTGCCCAGGGTAGCTTCAAGTTCCACATTCCATCTTGAGTGGTCATTACTAGTCGAGCGTTTGGTCTCTGTTGTGCCACATGAAGAAGTTCACTCATGATACCATCCTTGTCTGACTCAAGGTTTCGTTTAAGATGACTCAACGGGTTATGAAAGAATgaagccagccagccagccatcaTCGTGTTCTTATCCATATCATTCTCGTTCCAAACACAAGGGTCAATAAAGTGTCCAAACACATGCTCAATGTCTGGATACTGTACAGCAACAGAGGGTATCTTTACATGGAGAAAATCAGGGCTGCGATCAAACATACCAGAAATCACCTCAGCACCGGAGAATTTAAGTGAAGAAATAAAGACATGCGGCAAAGAATACCTCGTGTAGGTTACATGTGATTGAATCACTTGAGGTTGTAGGAATATAAATGTTATAAGTAAGACGGAAAATAATGATGCTGCGATGGTTATCATCAAGTGCAAATAAATATTCAGCCAGTGATTGACTACCTCAGCCCACGATGATTTAGACAGCACCACAAGCACTGCTGTTACCAGAGACACTATAAAGAACAAGACGTTGAATAAATTAGTAATCACTTCATGGTGAACAACAAGGTAAGCAGGTTCATAGTTTTCAAATCCATACCAGATCCATTTACCACTGGTGGTTGCTATGCTACCATAACCAGGGAAACCAAGCCATTTGAATCTGGCCAATGGGTCATTATGATCAGTTGCTATGGAAACATTGTACTTGATTTCATCAATTGTCATGGTAACATTGACACCGTGTTTTCCTGATGCAGAGAAATGTGGCGGGGTTACTATAGGTCCTTGTCTGTAAAGTAGGTACGCCACTCTAGTAGGTGTGTCAGTCGTCATTGGAACAGTTATGTTAACAAACTGTGTCTCACGTGTGTCACGTTCACACGGATATTCAAACCCACCAATCATAATGTTCCCACCACTGTGAGGTAGTTTAGCTGGTTTATCCACCGTCCAGTGCACATAATAATACTTGCCTTTATTTAATAGTTCAGCTACTTTCCCCTGCAGTTTTAGTAGTCCTGCCCGCATGTTGAATACGGCActaagagaggttgtctttgaGTGTGGGTGTAGGGTAACATGATCGACAACAAGCAGCACATCAGAGGTAAGAAGGAAAACACTCCGGTACACACTGGATAGTCCGAGATGTGAGGAGTAGGATGATGCTGCCTCTCCACTGATAAACACTGTGTCCAGTTCTTCATAAGTGGCCACCAAATGTGCTGTAGAGTTCTCCACACCTGAGAATGTACAGACAGaaagacacacatacacactcaaATATCTGCGCTATGTGTGAATGTTAGGTTGATGAACAACACAAGTACGTAACTACACGTAATATAAGACAAGTACGTAACTACACGTAATATAGCACAAAAGTACCTATACTATAACCCATTACTATACAATAAAATCATGTGTGCATTATGTTACTCGAGTTCTTTATTGTGTGACTCATTTGAGAATAACACACTAGGACCACAAAATTACCTGTAGGTATTGTATGCCAACTACTGCACTGCTGCATCATCAGATATGGTCATTGTGATGATGCAACATGCTTGAAAAACTGATGTGATAATTGGAAACAACTCAACCATGGAGAGGTGCTAAATCATTTAATCCCAACTGTTGGTAGTAATGCCCTACTAAAAGATTTCCTGAAAGGCTGCTTAATCGGATTGATGGATTCCTGGGTATATGCCAGGTGCTATTTGCTGGTATTCCTGCTAcagtatattaaaatttaaaCACTacttacacacacgcacacacacgcacgcacatacccacaacatacatacaactaCAAACAACATTACAAACACACATTGCAGACTCACCGGCAGCATTCCAGTTAAAGCACTGGTAACACTCTCCCAGTTGTCCCTCATATGGAGCACTACACTTAGCTTCTGATGATGGCCCAAACAGTAACGCATTATTAAGTACAGTCATCTTAGGCCCATAGTAGCCATCTGTGATGAATGGTTCCCCTCTTGGCCAAAAGGTGAATGACAGTTGATCAGGATGATCATGTTGAGGGCTAAAAGACCCCCACCCATCTACCGCCGACTTGTAGAGTCCTTTACTGACCACAGTGTGTAAGGCGTGACCCATCAGGACACCTGATTTGAATGACAAGAACGTGTGTTCAGCTGGAGTTCCGCCCCCATAAGTAGCCACACCCCAATCACTGAATAGTAGCAAACTGGAGTCAATGTTAGGAACTTGTGGCATGATCTCATCATTGTACCAAATAAATTCCAAATGATATGTTGACCACTGTTGAGAATAAGTTGGCTTCAGAATTCCTCGGCTGATTCTGGCTCGTGAAATTTCACCGGCTAACCAGTTTGCAAATCCAGTTCTCATTACATAAGAGTCTAAAAAGACCAAGTGTGCCTCAGGGCCATAGGACCACACTGCACTGGAGTCAGCAATCCCAACATTTTCTTGATAACCAGGAAGTAGTGTGCCATAAAGGAACCAGAAGTATTCCATTAACCAAGCGTGTCCATAGTAGGAGAGACCAAGATGGCGGCTGGCCAGAAATGCAAACGTCATGATAGGCAGTGATGTGTACGTTGAAGAAGACACACCCTGTGACAGTGATCCATCCACAACTAATGATAAAAGTGTCATGGATACGTTGAGATGAGAGGTGGTGAGCTTTACCCACTGACTTGCACGTTGGTCATGTGAGCTAACAACTAATGCACCAACCAAAAGAGCCACACAGTTGACAAATGTGTCCGTCTGCACGTGATGCCTACCCCATCCACTTATCTTGAACCTCTCAAAATATCGTTGAGTTGATAGTCTAATTTTGGTGAAGATTGTCTTGCGTTGTTCAACTCCTAGTGTGTTGTAGAGTAAATCGTAGGCAGTTGCTAGACCGACCAGAGTGTGTGATATTGGTATGTCATCATGAGGTGCTGCAGCTACTTCCCATGACTGGTATCCAGCTAAGGTGTCCATGTACGTGTGTGCCATTTTCAATGCTTCGCGGTCTTTAGGATACAACAAGCAATACATGGCCAATACACAGAGGTTATCTCCATAAACTTCATTCACACTTCCTTTGAAGTCACTGACGCTCTCTGGCGGTAGATAAGTAGCCCTGTCATTTTTCATTAGCTCAACTGCGTGAGTTATTTTGTCCGCAATGTGCTTGTGAGAAGTGGCCGCTTTAATTCTCAAATTTGATACGCTATCATAGTTGAAGTACAGCATCGGATGGGGAGGATCTGTAGTGGTGGATGTTATCTCAGCGAGTAGCAGCAAGAGTAATCCGATGATGCTGGCTACAACTCCCATGGTGAACAAAGGCGGTGGAACGCTTACCGCGCATTATTTAGAGCAAAATGAGCATTATTTAGAAGCAAAGATGCGCATTATTTGAAATGGAAAAAGACACACGGAATAGCGATAAGATAGCATCTAAGATATCAGAGAATCTGAAGACTGTGAATAATAATCTGAGTAAGGGTGATGTGAAAAATAAAAGGCTCATTATCTGCTTGAATATCTGGTAAGCCTGAGGGGTCCAACATACCGAATCTGACATTTATCTGGATATAGAGTTTTCTATGTTCAGATGAGAGACTTTGGAGGATCTAGATCTCCACTAATGGACCTTGTCCACATTGACATCATACCATAAAAATGGCGTATGTTGTATTGCCATGGTGAGGCATGCATACTTAGAAAACAAATGGTCTGGTGGGCCTATTTTGCGTGTACCGGTAATCAGATCATGTTTTTGCATATTGGTATATCGGATCAGTAACATGTATATGCAGATGcagatatacataaacatcTATTTTGGAGCCTCATGCTGTAGTAAGCAACACCTGTTTATGTAATGTCAACTCACTCAACTGTTGATTAAAGCCACTTTATTAATGTATTTAACGTGTAGCTCTTTAGAGAGAAGGTCTATGCCACCATATCAGATCGGCTTTGCTTATCATGATCAGCTTGATAATATTCAGTTATTGGAATATCGGCTAAAAGTCATATCGGTGCACCGATAATTTTTTAGTCCTGAATTTTGATGGTCCTAAAGATTTTGTTAAAGATTGTGTTCTTCACACTAGGCAACAGTGTTAAGTTGATGCAAGAGTTGGCAGATGATGTGAAGGTCACATTGGAAACTCAAACACATTTGAATCAAGTAAGCAAATCCACGTGTTTGCTTTTATATGATGTCCTGTCTTATCTACAGACCATTGAGCCATTCATGAACTGCATCAGTTATCACTCAAATACTAACACACACAATACTAATTAATTGTATAGCATTCTAATCTGTTTCAGTGTTGGGGCTGAGATCATTCTAAATGACAAGTACGGTACAGGTCTGGTTAAGCGAGATCCTTTTTGAAATGAGAATTTATGTACCTTAAGTCAGTATATGTAACTGTCAAGATGGCTGTGTGGCAAAGTACCAGTGAATGGGGATAACTGAAAGGATTTTTTACTAACTTATGTGGAGTCTGGGTGGTATAAACATAACTGTGACAAGATTAAATCTAAAGTTGAGATAAATGATTGAGAAGGAAATAGCAAGCTGAAATATAGTCTAATAGTTCTCTACAAAAAACCGATTAACTGCTGGTAATGATGAGACGAGAGGTGTCTTATTTATTAAGACAACATACAACATAAGTAGATACAGGGGTCTAGACTAGGGTACCAGTACCATGCACCATATCTAACATCTATATGTCTGTATGCATGCCATAGGCCTGTACTGACAATAGACAAActccataataaggctttatagcatatagaaataaccgttgcccctagcaacctgaatttcccattatttttaggtgataacgtctaaagtaacttctccaaattttaaaggatagcatataATTGTCTTAAGAtgtgacattttgaaatttgtggtttccCCATgcatatctatgtgagagggctacagttgccccttctgaacaatcacaaaaatgaggtacTTCAACATATGCAAACATTCAAAAgttcaattttacataatttgtaggtgtgaatgatgtatgggaaaattgcaacttcaaaatgtcatatctcttGACTTatttatgctatccttttaaaacttggagaagtgacttaagacattgacacctacaaataatgtaaaatttaggttgctaggggcaacggttggatttttcattattatgaaatttgccTATTCTAATACCACTTGCGGTAATTTAAATTAAACACCAGCGCATCCAGGTTTGAATCACGAGTTCAGCCACCACCAA contains:
- the LOC136262792 gene encoding pachytene checkpoint protein 2 homolog, which codes for MEQNGLTELSNALPDDEDLPVIHVEICQHPTSVANTDSVARFGAKVVSQLQGRYVMDEVTVTEFEDPQIQEHVSMVTISYVESKSAADHLLKYSETRFAFHVYQLHEDTPVSEEIEEEEQITAARHWLLPSVEFQGLWESLVFDSDVKEKLLQYARTTLLFSDKEVNSNIVSWNRVILLHGPPGTGKTSLCKALAQKLCIRFSDRYLYGELVEINSHSLFSKWFSESGKLVQKMFSKIHKLIDDPDSLVCVLIDEVESLTAARKSAISGSEPSDAIRVVNAVLTQIDQIKKCSNVIILTTSNITEAIDLAFVDRADVKQYIGLPSMAAVYKIYHSCINELVRAGIISPAQQILELRALEVMRFIENDATLLSLKLRDIASKSVGFSGRSLRKMPFLAHTFYQQAGAITMETFLTLLDKAVVKQKMEEKQLATQ
- the LOC136262789 gene encoding dermatan-sulfate epimerase-like protein, which codes for MGVVASIIGLLLLLLAEITSTTTDPPHPMLYFNYDSVSNLRIKAATSHKHIADKITHAVELMKNDRATYLPPESVSDFKGSVNEVYGDNLCVLAMYCLLYPKDREALKMAHTYMDTLAGYQSWEVAAAPHDDIPISHTLVGLATAYDLLYNTLGVEQRKTIFTKIRLSTQRYFERFKISGWGRHHVQTDTFVNCVALLVGALVVSSHDQRASQWVKLTTSHLNVSMTLLSLVVDGSLSQGVSSSTYTSLPIMTFAFLASRHLGLSYYGHAWLMEYFWFLYGTLLPGYQENVGIADSSAVWSYGPEAHLVFLDSYVMRTGFANWLAGEISRARISRGILKPTYSQQWSTYHLEFIWYNDEIMPQVPNIDSSLLLFSDWGVATYGGGTPAEHTFLSFKSGVLMGHALHTVVSKGLYKSAVDGWGSFSPQHDHPDQLSFTFWPRGEPFITDGYYGPKMTVLNNALLFGPSSEAKCSAPYEGQLGECYQCFNWNAAGVENSTAHLVATYEELDTVFISGEAASSYSSHLGLSSVYRSVFLLTSDVLLVVDHVTLHPHSKTTSLSAVFNMRAGLLKLQGKVAELLNKGKYYYVHWTVDKPAKLPHSGGNIMIGGFEYPCERDTRETQFVNITVPMTTDTPTRVAYLLYRQGPIVTPPHFSASGKHGVNVTMTIDEIKYNVSIATDHNDPLARFKWLGFPGYGSIATTSGKWIWYGFENYEPAYLVVHHEVITNLFNVLFFIVSLVTAVLVVLSKSSWAEVVNHWLNIYLHLMITIAASLFSVLLITFIFLQPQVIQSHVTYTRYSLPHVFISSLKFSGAEVISGMFDRSPDFLHVKIPSVAVQYPDIEHVFGHFIDPCVWNENDMDKNTMMAGWLASFFHNPLSHLKRNLESDKDGIMSELLHVAQQRPNARLVMTTQDGMWNLKLPWAAKAIGSSARVIYIIRDPRAWVAALLKSEEYKNVVEDLKYTYKHSSCIDSDRNAALYAAVWKELNAITTGESRREDHIKLLAYLWYVDTASSLINNANMSLESYLVMRLEDLILEPENTIKTLFQFVSMPIPPLAQHYVLQITRSNHFKLSTGERIGQQSMDWWQDHMSSDQIRTIEEICKPVMDMVGYEFVQYNE